The following coding sequences lie in one bacterium genomic window:
- a CDS encoding DUF167 domain-containing protein, which produces MVVQVRVVPKSSIQKIERLSETALKVWLHSAPDKGKANYELIEVVSKFFSIPRSRIKIIKGERSRTKTLAIDTDSLSRKIEGLNKEA; this is translated from the coding sequence ATAGTGGTCCAGGTCAGGGTCGTACCAAAATCGTCAATCCAAAAGATAGAAAGGCTTTCTGAAACCGCACTCAAGGTGTGGCTGCATTCCGCTCCCGATAAAGGCAAGGCAAATTACGAACTTATTGAGGTTGTATCCAAATTCTTTTCCATACCCCGAAGCCGAATTAAAATCATCAAGGGCGAGCGCTCCCGAACAAAAACCCTTGCTATTGACACGGACTCTCTTTCCCGTAAGATTGAGGGTCTAAACAAGGAGGCGTGA
- a CDS encoding PASTA domain-containing protein, which produces MAEKKGSRIFLRVLLTIAGLIAVFVVGVLVANFIVMPLIVGKSKNIEIPNVVGIPLEEAIVVLDEKGFQAVGDQKRPDTLYEEGVVIEQKPVGGTKAKKGRLVQLVVSSGVEAVRVPYLLGLTLEQATSIAKRRGFEIEKLDTVQSDTIGPGRIVSMKPDPEIRVTPGTKLHLYISAGSADKNIPMPTVIDMPLDRARSVIERDSLVLGDVAKMPMQGKGGIVILQTPDPGVLLKAGDTVRVTVGQEP; this is translated from the coding sequence ATGGCCGAGAAGAAGGGTTCACGAATCTTCCTGCGTGTTCTTTTGACAATCGCAGGTCTGATAGCCGTCTTCGTAGTGGGTGTTCTTGTAGCAAACTTCATAGTTATGCCTCTTATAGTAGGGAAGAGCAAGAACATAGAGATTCCGAACGTCGTGGGCATACCGCTTGAAGAGGCGATTGTAGTTCTTGACGAAAAGGGTTTTCAGGCTGTCGGCGACCAGAAAAGACCCGATACCCTCTATGAAGAAGGCGTCGTTATAGAACAAAAGCCTGTAGGAGGAACGAAGGCAAAAAAGGGCCGCCTCGTGCAGCTGGTCGTTTCGAGCGGCGTAGAGGCCGTCAGAGTTCCGTATCTTCTGGGTCTCACTCTGGAGCAAGCCACATCCATAGCAAAGAGGCGCGGGTTTGAGATTGAAAAGCTCGATACCGTGCAGAGCGATACGATTGGCCCAGGCCGCATCGTCTCGATGAAGCCCGACCCCGAGATACGCGTTACGCCGGGAACCAAGCTCCACCTCTACATCTCCGCCGGTTCAGCGGACAAAAACATACCCATGCCGACTGTGATAGATATGCCGCTCGATCGCGCCCGCTCCGTTATCGAGCGTGATTCTCTCGTTCTTGGCGATGTTGCCAAGATGCCGATGCAGGGCAAGGGCGGAATAGTGATTCTGCAGACACCTGACCCTGGCGTATTGCTCAAAGCGGGCGATACCGTTCGAGTTACGGTAGGTCAGGAACCCTGA
- the rpe gene encoding ribulose-phosphate 3-epimerase, translating to MIQVSASILNCDFSRLGEEIGAAERAGVDAFHLDVMDGHFVPNISFGPPVTSHIRKLTGLPLRAHLMIADPVKYAPRFIETGADEILYHVEVATDLTLAHLLELAIPVGATLNPNTPLETVYPLLPDLSQVLLMSVYPGFGGQGFIPETVDRIYNLKREIERQALSTPISVDGGVNPETAQGIRDAGADILVVGSALFRSPDYAEVVRQVKGL from the coding sequence ATGATTCAGGTATCAGCATCCATATTAAACTGCGATTTTTCTAGACTTGGAGAAGAAATCGGCGCGGCTGAACGCGCCGGCGTGGATGCATTCCACCTCGACGTGATGGACGGCCACTTCGTGCCGAACATAAGCTTCGGCCCGCCCGTCACTTCACACATCCGCAAGCTGACCGGGCTTCCCCTGCGTGCGCACCTTATGATTGCAGACCCCGTAAAGTACGCGCCCCGGTTCATTGAAACCGGCGCGGACGAGATACTCTACCACGTGGAAGTAGCCACAGACCTCACGCTCGCCCACCTCCTCGAACTTGCAATTCCAGTAGGTGCGACGCTTAACCCCAATACCCCGCTCGAAACAGTGTACCCCCTTCTGCCAGACCTCTCGCAGGTTTTGCTTATGAGCGTTTACCCCGGGTTCGGCGGTCAGGGCTTCATTCCTGAAACTGTTGATCGCATATACAATCTAAAGCGTGAGATAGAACGCCAGGCGCTCTCAACGCCCATCTCCGTTGACGGCGGGGTCAACCCTGAAACAGCTCAAGGAATCCGCGACGCAGGCGCCGATATCCTCGTCGTGGGCTCGGCACTCTTCCGCTCACCGGACTACGCTGAGGTTGTCCGCCAGGTCAAGGGACTGTAA
- a CDS encoding PASTA domain-containing protein — protein sequence MNEEMRKENRSIWVTIGISAGVALLVSLLVTAAFNIPSLLGLFNRPVPQFEGMTLAEAQKVSQKYRMVLKLAGEESSELDEGVIISQNPEAGTRIKRGEPVSVVISSGKPTVSIPDLKGFDLVHATEMLQAAGLFVEDVVSEHDSVDEDLIIGTSPSAGQRVEKGSMITLYVSLGPSEIDVPKVTGKRLSDAKKILEDKGFTIGDIRYEVTTEYYQGIIMRQAPAAGQKAAKGSEVDLVVAGVLR from the coding sequence ATGAATGAAGAAATGAGAAAAGAGAACAGATCCATATGGGTAACAATCGGAATATCAGCCGGTGTTGCCCTTTTAGTGTCGCTTTTAGTTACTGCAGCGTTCAACATCCCTTCATTGCTGGGATTGTTCAACCGGCCGGTTCCCCAGTTTGAGGGCATGACCCTTGCCGAAGCCCAGAAGGTATCTCAAAAATACCGAATGGTTCTCAAGCTTGCAGGCGAGGAGTCGAGCGAGCTTGACGAAGGAGTAATAATAAGTCAGAATCCTGAAGCAGGTACAAGGATAAAAAGGGGAGAACCGGTAAGCGTTGTTATAAGCAGCGGAAAACCGACCGTATCGATTCCGGATTTGAAGGGTTTTGATCTTGTGCATGCAACCGAGATGCTGCAGGCAGCAGGCCTTTTTGTGGAAGACGTGGTTTCCGAGCACGATTCGGTGGACGAAGACCTCATCATAGGCACGAGCCCTTCGGCCGGCCAAAGGGTAGAAAAGGGCTCGATGATTACCCTTTACGTGAGTCTTGGACCGAGCGAGATAGATGTCCCCAAGGTTACGGGGAAGCGCCTGAGCGATGCCAAGAAGATACTTGAAGATAAGGGCTTCACCATAGGCGATATCCGCTACGAAGTGACCACCGAGTACTACCAGGGCATAATAATGAGACAGGCGCCTGCGGCTGGCCAGAAGGCAGCAAAGGGTTCGGAGGTAGACCTCGTTGTCGCAGGAGTGCTGCGTTAA
- the lpxA gene encoding acyl-ACP--UDP-N-acetylglucosamine O-acyltransferase, with product MNIHETAIVSPGAILEKGVRAGPYAVIEEGVRIGASSTIAAHAVVKKGVVTGVNCSIGEHSVIGGKPQDTSFKGEESFVYIGDNVCIREFATVHRATGRGKATVIGSGSLIMAYAHVSHNCSLEENVVVVNAVQLAGYVRVGEGAFIGGSSGVHQFVRIGRLAMVGAHSYLTQDLPPFLLGSGHPFRIVGVNRVGLERAGFSEESRMLVKKLFRIAYRSQDTLEQALTPEEKDTFEAREFLGFMSDSTRGVRLKLSDEAEA from the coding sequence ATGAACATCCATGAAACCGCTATCGTATCGCCTGGCGCCATTCTCGAAAAAGGCGTTAGGGCAGGACCTTATGCGGTGATAGAGGAGGGGGTCAGGATAGGAGCCTCAAGCACAATAGCCGCACATGCGGTCGTTAAAAAGGGGGTTGTTACCGGAGTCAACTGCTCTATAGGCGAGCATTCGGTAATAGGCGGCAAGCCTCAGGACACGAGTTTTAAGGGAGAGGAGAGTTTTGTTTACATCGGCGACAACGTATGCATCAGGGAGTTTGCAACCGTCCATCGCGCCACGGGCAGGGGCAAGGCTACGGTGATAGGCTCAGGTTCGCTCATTATGGCTTATGCACATGTTTCGCATAACTGCAGCTTGGAAGAAAACGTGGTGGTCGTGAACGCAGTCCAGCTGGCAGGTTATGTACGGGTCGGCGAGGGCGCATTCATTGGAGGCTCATCAGGCGTTCACCAGTTCGTGCGAATTGGCAGGCTTGCCATGGTGGGCGCGCACTCTTACCTGACGCAGGACTTGCCGCCCTTTCTTCTGGGTTCGGGCCATCCTTTCAGGATTGTAGGCGTCAACCGTGTTGGTCTTGAAAGGGCTGGCTTTTCCGAGGAGAGCCGGATGCTTGTAAAGAAACTCTTCAGAATCGCCTACAGGAGTCAGGATACGCTCGAACAAGCCCTTACGCCTGAAGAGAAGGACACATTCGAGGCAAGGGAGTTTCTTGGTTTCATGAGCGACTCCACAAGGGGCGTGCGTCTTAAATTATCCGATGAGGCGGAAGCTTGA
- the fabZ gene encoding 3-hydroxyacyl-ACP dehydratase FabZ: MNIDEIREKLHHRYPFLMVDRVTRLEDGEIWGYKNVTHNEPYFPGHFPEFPVMPGVLIIEAMAQLGGLIILAKKDKTEERNMLFMGIDKIRFRKAVRPGDKLEMHARIAMHRNAEKTEQARIEAQAHVDGELAASGTFLVGLFPKE; the protein is encoded by the coding sequence ATGAATATTGACGAGATTCGTGAAAAACTGCATCATCGCTATCCCTTTCTCATGGTGGACAGGGTAACAAGGCTCGAGGACGGCGAGATTTGGGGCTACAAAAACGTAACCCACAATGAGCCTTATTTCCCCGGTCATTTCCCGGAGTTCCCTGTGATGCCGGGCGTCCTTATAATAGAAGCGATGGCTCAGCTCGGAGGTCTCATAATCCTTGCGAAGAAGGATAAGACCGAGGAACGCAACATGCTCTTCATGGGCATTGATAAGATTCGTTTCCGCAAGGCAGTAAGACCGGGAGACAAGCTTGAGATGCACGCACGAATAGCGATGCACCGCAACGCCGAAAAGACCGAGCAGGCAAGGATTGAAGCGCAAGCGCACGTAGATGGTGAACTTGCAGCATCAGGCACCTTTCTGGTAGGACTGTTCCCGAAAGAATAG